Proteins found in one Triticum urartu cultivar G1812 chromosome 4, Tu2.1, whole genome shotgun sequence genomic segment:
- the LOC125553275 gene encoding rab GTPase-activating protein 22-like, translating to MLRRHKGRESASSSDSTFYQLRPDCAHNVPDTKFKIKIGKTLSVRKWHAAFTHHGSLHIASVLNRIQSGGVHPAIRGEVWEFLLGCFDPDSTFDDRDHIRQARRIQYARWKEQCKHMDPHVGSGKIITAPIITEDGVPIKDPLVLLEAATPDQQASLISTKNGDEADHRLTDKQTIEWKLTLHQIGLDVLRTDRSMVFYEKKENLSKLWDILAVYAWIDKEVGYCQGMSDLCSPMIVLLNDEADAFWCFERLMRRLRGNFRCTQQSVGVENQLQHLASIIQVLDPKLHDHLETLGGGDYLFAFRMFMVLFRRELSFGDSLYLWEMMWALEYDPDMFSTYEESGPATDRSAQGYKPRVKSTRQFGKYERANMKSATNGVDGPVPISVFLVASVLKENSQKLLQEARGLDDIIRILNNVNGNLDAKKACAGALKLHAKYLRKMQGKKA from the exons ATGCTGCGGCGGCACAAGGGAAGGGAATCGGCGTCGTCGTCGGATTCCACCTTCTACCAGCTGCGCCCCGACTGCGCCCACAACGTCCCCGACACCAAGTTCAAGATCAag ATTGGCAAGACGCTGAGCGTACGCAAATGGCACGCCGCCTTCACGCACCACGGATCCCTCCACATCGCCTCTGTTCTAAACCGGATTCAGAGCGGG GGTGTGCACCCTGCAATCAGGGGAGAGGTCTGGGAGTTCCTGCTCGGCTGCTTCGATCCCGACAGCACATTCGATGACCGCGACCACATCAGGCAAGCAAGAAG GATACAGTATGCTAGATGGAAGGAACAATGCAAACACATGGATCCTCACGTCGGCAGCGGCAAAATCATCACCGCCCCCATCATAACCGAGGATGGCGTGCCTATCAAGGACCCTTTGGTTTTACTTGAAGCCGCCACTCCAGACCAGCAAGCTAGTTTGATCAGCACCAAGAATGGAGATGAGGCCGACCACCGCCTCACGGATAAACAGACTATCGAATGGAAGCTTACGCTGCACCAAATCG gtcttgatgttcttcgcaCTGACCGCTCCATGGTCTTCTACGAGAAGAAAGAAAATCTCTCCAAGTTATGGGATATTCTAGCTGTCTATGCATGGATCGACAAAGAAGTTGGGTATTGCCAAG GAATGAGTGATTTATGCTCACCGATGATAGTGCTACTCAATGATGAAGCAGACGCGTTTTGGTGCTTTGAGAGACTCATGCGTAGACTG CGCGGGAATTTCAGATGCACACAGCAATCCGTTGGGGTTGAGAACCAGCTTCAGCACCTTGCCTCTATCATTCAGGTGCTGGACCCAAAGTTACATGACCACCTCG AAACACTTGGCGGAGGCGACTATCTCTTTGCATTCCGCATGTTCATGGTATTGTTTCGCCGTGAACTGTCATTTGGGGACTCCTTGTACCTTTGGGAG ATGATGTGGGCTCTAGAATATGACCCTGACATGTTCTCCACATATGAAGAGAGCGGGCCTGCAACTGACAGAAGTGCTCAAGGATATAAACCAAGAGTAAAATCAACCCGTCAGTTTGGCAAGTACGAGAGGGCGAATATGAAGAGTGCTACTAACGGTGTTGATGGGCCTGTCCCTATTTCTGTTTTCCTGGTTGCTAGTGTATTGAAAGAGAACAGTCAGAAGCTGTTGCAAGAAGCCCGGGGATTAGATGACATCATTAGG ATATTGAACAATGTGAATGGGAACTTGGATGCAAAGAAGGCTTGCGCTGGTGCACTGAAACTTCACGCCAAGTACCTTAGAAAG ATGCAGGGAAAGAAAGCCTAA
- the LOC125555021 gene encoding rab GTPase-activating protein 22-like: protein MAIDATCFDVSPTLNSPNTHHGSLHIASVLNRIQSGGVHPAIRGEVWEFLLGCFDPDSTFDDRDHIRQARRIQYARWKEQCKHMDPHVGSGKIITAPIITEDGVPIKDPLVLLEAATPDQQASLISTKNGDEADHRLTDKQTIEWKLTLHQIGLDVLRTDRSMVFYEKKENLSKLWDILAVYAWIDKEVGYCQGMSDLCSPMIVLLNDEADAFWCFERLMRRLRGNFRCTQQSVGVENQLQHLASIIQVLDPKLHDHLETLGGGDYLFAFRMFMVLFRRELSFGDSLYLWEMMWALEYDPDMFSTYEESGPATDRSAQGYKPRVKSTRQFGKYERANMKSATNGVDGPVPISVFLVASVLKENSQKLLQEARGLDDIIRILNNVNGNLDAKKACAGALKLHAKYLRKMQGKKA, encoded by the exons ATGGCCATTGATGCTACTTGCTTTGATG tctccccaacactcaactctcccAACACGCACCACGGATCCCTCCACATCGCCTCTGTTCTAAACCGGATTCAGAGCGGG GGTGTGCACCCTGCAATCAGGGGAGAGGTCTGGGAGTTCCTGCTCGGCTGCTTCGATCCCGACAGCACATTCGATGACCGCGACCACATCAGGCAAGCAAGAAG GATACAGTATGCTAGATGGAAGGAACAATGCAAACACATGGATCCTCACGTCGGCAGCGGCAAAATCATCACCGCCCCCATCATAACCGAGGATGGCGTGCCTATCAAGGACCCTTTGGTTTTACTTGAAGCCGCCACTCCAGACCAGCAAGCTAGTTTGATCAGCACCAAGAATGGAGATGAGGCCGACCACCGCCTCACGGATAAACAGACTATCGAATGGAAGCTTACGCTGCACCAAATCG gtcttgatgttcttcgcaCTGACCGCTCCATGGTCTTCTACGAGAAGAAAGAAAATCTCTCCAAGTTATGGGATATTCTAGCTGTCTATGCATGGATCGACAAAGAAGTTGGGTATTGCCAAG GAATGAGTGATTTATGCTCACCGATGATAGTGCTACTCAATGATGAAGCAGACGCGTTTTGGTGCTTTGAGAGACTCATGCGTAGACTG CGCGGGAATTTCAGATGCACACAGCAATCCGTTGGGGTTGAGAACCAGCTTCAGCACCTTGCCTCTATCATTCAGGTGCTGGACCCAAAGTTACATGACCACCTCG AAACACTTGGCGGAGGCGACTATCTCTTTGCATTCCGCATGTTCATGGTATTGTTTCGCCGTGAACTGTCATTTGGGGACTCCTTGTACCTTTGGG AGATGATGTGGGCTCTAGAATATGACCCTGACATGTTCTCCACATATGAAGAGAGCGGGCCTGCAACTGACAGAAGTGCTCAAGGATATAAACCAAGAGTAAAATCAACCCGTCAGTTTGGCAAGTACGAGAGGGCGAATATGAAGAGTGCTACTAACGGTGTTGATGGGCCTGTCCCTATTTCTGTTTTCCTGGTTGCTAGTGTATTGAAAGAGAACAGTCAGAAGCTGTTGCAAGAAGCCCGGGGATTAGATGACATCATTAGG ATATTGAACAATGTGAATGGGAACTTGGATGCAAAGAAGGCTTGCGCTGGTGCACTGAAACTTCACGCCAAGTACCTTAGAAAG ATGCAGGGAAAGAAAGCCTAA